From the genome of Persephonella atlantica:
GGATACTTTCGTAAACAGAATGGGATATCTGACTCATTATATCTTTCAGTAGCTGATAACTTTCGTAGGAAGAGAGTGCATCGTAATAACTTTCCTCTAACTGGGTCTTTATCTCTCTGACAGTTGCCTTCAGCTGATTTTCTTCTTTCTCTTTCAGCAGTACATTTTGTAAAACAGCCCTGTCCTGTTTATTTTTTTTCCATACAGGAAGGTTAAAACTCAGACCTACAGATATATAATCCCTGTATCCCTTTCTGTAAGAGTAAGCTCCAAAAAATGCAAAATCCGGCTTGTATTCTAATTTAGCTAATGAGACCTTCTCCTTCTGGAGTTTTACAAGCTGAAATCTTCTCTGAACTGCTGGATTATTTTTCAGTGCAGTGTCTATAAGAGTTTTTAATTCTGTTATCTTTTCAGGTTTTTCAGGGGATATCTTTATTTCCCTGTCTGAAAAATATCTGATGCGGGACTTTATCCTTTTCAGTCTGTTTTTCAGAACTATCTCCTTTCTCTGGAGCTGTGTGAGAAAAAACTGGGCATCAAACACCTCTGACTGGGATGCTTTTCCCACAGAGTAGAGGGTTGTGGTGAGAGATATTAAATCCTGAGCTACTTTTTCATACTCTTTTACTATTTTCAGCTTTTCCTCCACTTCCCACATTCTGTAAGCTGCCTGATAAAGCTGAAACATCAGCTCCTGTTTTTTTTCTAAAAGTGCATAATACCTGCTTCTGTATCTACTCTTTACTATCTGGGACTTTTTTTCTCTTTTGCTGTAAAGAGGGTAGGACTGCAAAAGCTTCAGCTCTATAGACTGCATAGGCTCTAAGTTTCTGTCAAATGGTCTGTAAAAAAGCTGAACATCTTTAACAGCAACACTGAAAATCGGGTCTGGAAGTGAAAGCTGATAAATCTCATTCTGCCGGAGACTTTTTAGCTCTCTATCTATGGCTTTTATCTCCGGATGATTTTTTATAATCTCTTCTATCTCCACCCCAAATGCTACAACATGTAGTAATAAAACAGAAAAAATAATAAATCTCATCCCATAACTCCGCAGAAGCAGGTTTTATAAAGATATAATAACACAGCCGTAAGCTGTAAAATCAGTAAAGGGATAATCCATATTTTTGTCAGAGGTGGAAATCTATCTTCAGAAATAAAATGGAATCTACTTTCTGAAAAGTTATATCCAGAAGGCTGAAGAAGGTTAAACTCTTTTATTTTCAAAATTGCCTCAAGCAACGTTTTTTTTGAGACCTTTTTCAGTGCGTATCTATCTGCATAGATTTCAGACACAATAACGAGCTCTTTTAGCAGTCTGTTTTTTAGTTTTTCTGGCAGTAGAGAAAGAATAGTATCAGCAATCAGATATCTAAAAGCATCAAGATGCTTAAGGTGTCCCTGTTCGTGATGATACACTGCCCTTTTTTCATTCTTTCCAAGTTTTTTCAAAAAACCTGTAGAAAGAACAATGCTTTTTGAGAAGTTAAAGGATAAAATATCTTCACTGTCTATAACGATAATGTTTTTGTACCGCATAACAGAGAGACTGTCTATACTTCTTTTTACTGTGTAAAAATGATTTATGTTCTTAAAAGCTGTGAATGTCATTCTTACCAGATAAACAGTCATAACACAGAAGAGAAACAGATAAAATAACACATTTGCATGATTAAGCAAGAAGTAATCTATATGCATAACAGAAAAACAGCTTTTAAGGTCATTTATCCATACAGGAACATCTGCAAAGAGTTTTAGATAAACAAACAGATAAACAAAAAGAAAAAAACCTGTCAGCAAAAATAGAGCATCACTCTTTTTCATTTTTCACCTTTTTGTCTATCATTTCTCTCAGTTTTTTTATCTCCTCTTCTGACAGCTCTTCAATCACACCTTCAAAAGCAGCAACACCGGAAGGACTGCTTCTGAGAATGTCTGTCACAACCCTTTTTGCAACCTCTTTTTCAAAAGCTCCTTTGCTCATAACTGGATAGTATCTGTAC
Proteins encoded in this window:
- a CDS encoding TolC family protein, with product MRFIIFSVLLLHVVAFGVEIEEIIKNHPEIKAIDRELKSLRQNEIYQLSLPDPIFSVAVKDVQLFYRPFDRNLEPMQSIELKLLQSYPLYSKREKKSQIVKSRYRSRYYALLEKKQELMFQLYQAAYRMWEVEEKLKIVKEYEKVAQDLISLTTTLYSVGKASQSEVFDAQFFLTQLQRKEIVLKNRLKRIKSRIRYFSDREIKISPEKPEKITELKTLIDTALKNNPAVQRRFQLVKLQKEKVSLAKLEYKPDFAFFGAYSYRKGYRDYISVGLSFNLPVWKKNKQDRAVLQNVLLKEKEENQLKATVREIKTQLEESYYDALSSYESYQLLKDIMSQISHSVYESILSEYQVGRKNIFDVLKAINQILTVKNKIIEETASYNIAVKKIEKLTGEIK
- a CDS encoding M48 family metalloprotease, producing the protein MKKSDALFLLTGFFLFVYLFVYLKLFADVPVWINDLKSCFSVMHIDYFLLNHANVLFYLFLFCVMTVYLVRMTFTAFKNINHFYTVKRSIDSLSVMRYKNIIVIDSEDILSFNFSKSIVLSTGFLKKLGKNEKRAVYHHEQGHLKHLDAFRYLIADTILSLLPEKLKNRLLKELVIVSEIYADRYALKKVSKKTLLEAILKIKEFNLLQPSGYNFSESRFHFISEDRFPPLTKIWIIPLLILQLTAVLLYLYKTCFCGVMG